In bacterium, the genomic stretch TAGCCGAGGCCCAGCCGGGCGGCCGGGATGGCAAACACACCGTCATCCGCGCTGTAGCGGAGGTCGGCAGCGAGCGCTGTCGCCATCCCACCGCCAACGCAGAAGCCATGGATCATGGCCAGTACCGGCTTGCCGATCTGCATCAACGCCGCGAAGGCACGACCGGTCTCGCCCTCGTAGGCAACCGCCTTTGCCGCGCCGGTACGCTTCTCCTCGAATTCCGAGATATCCGCCCCGGACACGAACGCGACATCCCCGGCACCCCGCAGGATGACGACGCGCACATCCTCGTCTTCTTCCAACTCGTTTGCCGCGTCCGGTATCGCCGCCCACATTTCCGACGAGATCGCATTCCGTCGCTCCGCATGGTCGAAGATCAACCACCCCAGCGGCCCATCGCGCTCAACCTGTATTCGTCCACCCATCCCCCAAACGTAACGCAACAGGGTGTTGGGCTACTTTGGGGAGGTGGAGCTTCCTGAATTCTCGACACGGCGAGGGCGAGCTGGGGACTTGCAGCGCGCCGAGCGGTCGTGCGTGCTGTCGCGGAGTGGGATGGTTTGTACGAGCGTGCCAGCCGCCACGGCGGCAGGGACTACCACGCTTCGGCGCGGGGGAAATGCGATCGATGCGGCCATCGCGGCAGCGGCGGCGCTTTGCGTCGTGGAACCTCAATCGACGGGAATCGGTGGGGATGCCTTTGCGCTGCTCTGGTCGGCTGAAGAACAGCGCTTGCTCGGTCTGAATGGCAGTGGGCGGGCACCGCGTGCGGCCACGCTCGAGTTGTATCGAAGCCTGGGACACCACAACGTGCCCGGCCTCGGCATCCTGGCGGCCACCGTGCCCGGCGCAGTGCATGCCTGGGAAACCCTGCACGAGCGTCTTGGGCGGCTTGCGTTTGCCGACGTCCTCGAACCCGCCATCCGGCTCGCCAGGGACGGATTTCCCGTCAGCGAGCTCGTTGGCCACTACTGGTTTGCGCTGACACGTATGGGGGTGTTCCAAAACGATGCAGCCCGCGCGTGTTGGGCGCCTGGGGGCGAGGCGCCGCGGCCCGGT encodes the following:
- a CDS encoding enoyl-CoA hydratase (Catalyzes the reversible hydration of unsaturated fatty acyl-CoA to beta-hydroxyacyl-CoA), coding for MGGRIQVERDGPLGWLIFDHAERRNAISSEMWAAIPDAANELEEDEDVRVVILRGAGDVAFVSGADISEFEEKRTGAAKAVAYEGETGRAFAALMQIGKPVLAMIHGFCVGGGMATALAADLRYSADDGVFAIPAARLGLGYHESGLQALVDLVGPAAAKEIFFTARRFSADDALRLGILTEVFPKAQLEERVRERALAIAENAPLTLRSVKQIVRELGRDEGSRDREAIAGSITRCFESEDYQEGVRAFMEKRRPRFRGR